The following proteins are encoded in a genomic region of Pseudoxanthomonas suwonensis 11-1:
- the xerD gene encoding site-specific tyrosine recombinase XerD produces MPPPRRNHPVSARPRTPAERRELAMSLPPLREDDARAIARFLDATWAERGLARASLDAYRRDLELLARWRDGTGGGLVGADREALFGYLAWRAGHGYGPRSNARLRACLRAFYAHLVLAGVRQDDPAALIDPPRMPRPLPKAMSESQVEALLGVPDVSIPEGLRDRAMLELMYAAGLRVSELVNLPANAVNLRQGVVRVRGKGSKERLVPLGEESQDWLERYLRESRPALTGGRPVPADASGEVPLFIGASRSAPTRQDFWRAIKRHAAAAGIDPRTVTPHGLRHSFATHLLNHGADLRALQLLLGHASLSTTQIYTLVAREHLQRLHARHHPRG; encoded by the coding sequence ATGCCACCACCTCGCCGGAACCACCCGGTGAGCGCAAGGCCACGCACCCCGGCCGAGCGCCGCGAACTGGCGATGTCCCTGCCGCCGCTGCGCGAGGACGACGCGCGCGCCATCGCCCGCTTCCTCGACGCCACCTGGGCCGAGCGCGGCCTGGCCCGGGCCAGCCTGGACGCCTACCGCCGCGACCTGGAACTGCTGGCGCGCTGGCGCGACGGCACTGGTGGCGGGCTGGTGGGTGCCGATCGCGAAGCCCTGTTCGGCTACCTGGCCTGGCGCGCGGGACATGGCTACGGCCCGCGCAGCAATGCCCGGCTGCGTGCCTGCCTGCGCGCGTTCTATGCGCACCTGGTCCTGGCCGGCGTGCGCCAGGACGATCCGGCCGCGCTGATCGACCCGCCGCGGATGCCGCGGCCACTGCCGAAGGCCATGTCGGAGTCGCAGGTCGAGGCCCTGCTGGGGGTGCCGGACGTGTCCATCCCGGAAGGCCTGCGCGACCGTGCCATGCTCGAGCTGATGTATGCCGCCGGCCTGCGCGTGAGCGAGCTGGTCAACCTGCCGGCCAACGCGGTGAACCTGCGCCAGGGGGTGGTCCGGGTACGCGGCAAGGGCTCCAAGGAGCGGCTGGTGCCGCTGGGCGAGGAGTCCCAGGACTGGCTGGAACGCTACCTGCGGGAGTCGCGCCCGGCGCTGACCGGCGGTCGCCCGGTGCCGGCCGATGCCAGCGGCGAGGTGCCGCTGTTCATTGGCGCCAGCCGCAGCGCGCCCACCCGCCAGGACTTCTGGCGGGCGATCAAGCGCCACGCCGCCGCCGCCGGGATCGACCCGCGCACGGTGACCCCGCACGGCCTGCGCCACAGCTTCGCCACCCACCTGCTCAACCACGGCGCCGACCTGCGCGCGCTGCAGCTGCTGCTGGGCCACGCCAGCCTGTCCACCACCCAGATCTACACCCTGGTCGCGCGCGAGCACCTGCAGCGCCT